From Pseudomonas sp. stari2, a single genomic window includes:
- a CDS encoding AAA family ATPase, which translates to MTSLHADEAFLGHFQLSHDPFAPRVPGFKFFPAQRKPVLGQLHHLARYSQLLLVVTGPQGSGKTLLRQALVASTNKQSVQSVVVSARGAGDAAGVLRQVAQALDVAQAEVGAILDQVVQLALTGQEVYLLVDDAEQLDESALEALMALGAGAPEGRPHVFLFGESSLIAQLEALHLEEERFHVIELQPYTEEETREYLDQRLEGAGRGVELFTADQISDIHESSEGWPGNINQVARDALIEVMIASRSAVKRPSMGFNMPKKHVLAISAVVVVAVAAAWLMPGRNKAPTTGAPANEQAQLPLGQGGAPNVEFAGNTQPMPLPLVGNSQPVMRKPLAEAAGGITEGDDGVPLEGSSNTPPTVTTTAPPAGVPAGPAPTPVPVPAAKPTPAPTQVATAKPAPAPAAPVAKPAPAPAKPVAAAKPAEKATEKPVTVAKAAGGNWYAGQAPGNYVVQILGTSSEAAAQSFVKEQGGEYRYFKKVLNGKPLYVITYGSFANRDAAVSAIKALPAKVQAGKPWPRTVASVQQELATTR; encoded by the coding sequence ATGACTAGTTTGCATGCCGACGAGGCGTTCCTCGGCCATTTCCAGTTAAGTCATGACCCTTTTGCTCCACGGGTCCCGGGCTTCAAATTCTTCCCGGCCCAGCGCAAACCGGTGCTGGGTCAACTGCACCACCTGGCGCGTTACAGCCAGTTGCTGCTGGTGGTCACCGGCCCTCAAGGCAGCGGAAAGACGTTGCTGCGTCAGGCGCTGGTGGCGAGCACCAACAAGCAGTCGGTTCAAAGTGTTGTAGTTTCCGCCCGTGGCGCTGGCGATGCCGCCGGTGTGCTGCGTCAGGTTGCCCAGGCGCTGGACGTGGCCCAGGCCGAAGTCGGTGCGATCCTCGATCAGGTCGTACAGCTGGCGCTGACCGGCCAGGAGGTCTATCTGCTGGTGGACGATGCCGAGCAGCTCGACGAGTCCGCCCTCGAAGCCTTGATGGCTTTGGGTGCCGGCGCACCGGAAGGCCGACCGCATGTGTTCCTGTTCGGTGAGTCGTCGCTGATTGCCCAGCTTGAGGCGCTGCACCTTGAAGAAGAGCGCTTCCACGTCATCGAATTGCAGCCGTACACAGAAGAAGAAACCCGCGAATATCTCGACCAGCGGCTAGAAGGTGCGGGCCGGGGTGTCGAACTTTTCACCGCGGATCAGATCTCTGATATTCACGAAAGCTCCGAGGGTTGGCCGGGCAACATCAACCAGGTCGCTCGCGATGCTCTGATCGAAGTCATGATTGCCAGCCGCTCTGCGGTCAAGCGTCCAAGTATGGGGTTCAACATGCCGAAGAAACACGTATTGGCGATTTCCGCCGTCGTCGTGGTGGCGGTCGCTGCCGCCTGGCTGATGCCCGGTCGCAACAAGGCGCCGACCACCGGCGCACCGGCCAACGAACAGGCACAGCTGCCATTGGGCCAGGGTGGCGCGCCGAACGTGGAGTTCGCCGGTAACACCCAGCCGATGCCGTTGCCGCTGGTCGGCAATTCGCAACCGGTCATGCGCAAGCCATTGGCCGAAGCGGCCGGCGGGATCACCGAAGGTGACGACGGCGTACCGCTGGAAGGCTCGAGCAATACACCGCCGACCGTGACGACCACCGCGCCACCGGCCGGCGTGCCTGCCGGTCCTGCGCCAACGCCGGTTCCGGTCCCGGCGGCCAAACCGACGCCGGCACCGACTCAGGTTGCCACGGCCAAGCCAGCGCCTGCTCCGGCTGCGCCAGTCGCCAAGCCAGCTCCGGCGCCTGCCAAGCCTGTCGCTGCGGCCAAACCGGCCGAGAAAGCCACCGAGAAGCCGGTCACCGTCGCCAAGGCCGCCGGTGGCAACTGGTATGCCGGTCAAGCCCCGGGCAACTACGTGGTGCAGATCCTCGGCACCAGCTCCGAAGCGGCTGCGCAAAGCTTCGTCAAGGAGCAGGGCGGCGAGTACCGTTATTTCAAGAAAGTCCTCAACGGCAAGCCGCTCTACGTGATCACCTATGGCAGCTTTGCCAATCGTGATGCGGCCGTTTCTGCCATCAAGGCCTTGCCAGCGAAGGTTCAGGCTGGTAAACCTTGGCCTCGCACTGTCGCCAGCGTCCAACAGGAACTGGCAACAACTCGCTGA